One window of Solwaraspora sp. WMMA2056 genomic DNA carries:
- a CDS encoding GntR family transcriptional regulator: MTNEPDPAAANDVRDRQRQIAADLRRQILTGEFKPGDKVPSTAQLCERYGVSNLTTQRALAILKKQGFVRGESGVGVFVTANQPIVVEANHYPGQTSSANPYPWISEIASHGRRKTSRLLSVDEVTPPVAVAAAYDLEPDTSVIRRRLLLLLDDVPAELVTNYYRTDLAHGTSLAEHRLIKGGSLRVLAELGKHAGPAVDDVEATMPTIDEFIALQMPDDMPVLRQFRIIYTTHGEPIEVTEMIKAAHRHKARYLLPGPQEG, encoded by the coding sequence ATGACCAACGAACCCGACCCCGCCGCTGCCAATGACGTACGCGACCGCCAGCGCCAGATCGCGGCCGATCTCCGCCGACAGATCCTCACCGGCGAGTTCAAGCCCGGCGACAAGGTGCCCTCCACGGCCCAGCTCTGCGAGCGGTACGGCGTCTCCAACCTCACCACCCAACGCGCACTCGCCATCCTCAAGAAGCAAGGATTCGTCCGTGGCGAGTCCGGGGTCGGCGTGTTCGTCACTGCCAACCAGCCGATCGTGGTCGAAGCGAACCACTACCCGGGCCAGACCAGCAGCGCCAATCCGTACCCGTGGATCAGTGAGATCGCCAGTCACGGCCGCCGCAAGACCAGCCGCCTGCTCTCCGTTGACGAGGTAACGCCGCCGGTCGCGGTCGCCGCGGCGTACGACCTCGAACCCGACACCAGCGTCATCCGCCGGCGGCTTCTGCTCCTGCTCGACGACGTCCCGGCCGAACTGGTTACCAACTACTACCGCACCGACCTCGCGCATGGCACCTCGCTCGCCGAGCACCGCCTGATCAAAGGCGGATCCCTCCGGGTGCTCGCCGAACTCGGCAAGCACGCCGGACCAGCCGTCGACGACGTCGAAGCCACCATGCCCACCATCGACGAGTTCATCGCCCTACAGATGCCCGACGACATGCCCGTGCTGCGCCAGTTCCGCATCATCTACACCACCCACGGCGAACCCATCGAAGTGACCGAGATGATCAAAGCCGCCCACCGGCACAAGGCCAGATACCTCCTACCCGGACCGCAGGAAGGCTGA
- a CDS encoding GNAT family N-acetyltransferase, with protein sequence MLDEAGGVSVLLRDVRPDDVHAYVRMRCDPVMMADLGGPLPVDGIAAKVERDVQSAAADTQWIKMIVPDAADPTTVAGSVALWTHDLDDGPVSEIGWMVLPEFQGRGLARWAAGTLLRRAAADGRWGSVHAYPAVSNVASNGVCRSLGFTLLGETSVPFADRVIRSHHWVIDPRADLVD encoded by the coding sequence GTGCTCGACGAAGCAGGGGGAGTCAGCGTGCTGCTACGAGACGTACGGCCCGATGATGTCCACGCGTACGTCCGGATGCGCTGCGACCCAGTGATGATGGCCGACCTCGGCGGGCCACTGCCGGTCGACGGCATCGCGGCCAAGGTCGAGCGGGACGTCCAGTCGGCGGCCGCCGACACCCAGTGGATCAAGATGATCGTGCCGGACGCGGCCGACCCGACCACGGTCGCCGGTTCGGTGGCTCTGTGGACCCATGACCTCGACGACGGGCCGGTGTCCGAGATCGGGTGGATGGTGCTGCCCGAGTTTCAGGGCCGAGGGCTTGCCAGGTGGGCGGCCGGTACGCTGCTGCGTCGGGCTGCCGCCGACGGCCGTTGGGGCAGTGTGCACGCGTACCCGGCGGTGTCCAACGTCGCGTCGAACGGTGTCTGCCGAAGCCTCGGATTCACGTTGCTTGGCGAGACCAGCGTGCCGTTCGCCGACCGCGTCATCCGGTCGCACCATTGGGTGATCGACCCCCGCGCTGACCTGGTTGACTGA
- a CDS encoding UTRA domain-containing protein encodes MTDQGWTSSSDPYLVAQQHDAWSAEAAGRGRVGTQQLLGVETVDADTQVRRALGLAAGERAIVRRRLILEDDRPVELADSYYPEPIAAGTPLADNHKIKGGAVRVLTDLNLTPHQVTEHVTARRPTDHEQELLDIAADEPLLVLTRISRAATGQPVEYAVMRTVTSRSTGHTYQMQVPPA; translated from the coding sequence ATGACAGACCAAGGCTGGACCAGCAGCTCAGACCCGTACCTCGTCGCGCAGCAGCACGACGCGTGGTCCGCCGAGGCCGCCGGCCGGGGACGCGTCGGCACCCAACAGCTCCTCGGCGTCGAGACCGTCGACGCGGACACACAGGTCAGACGCGCACTCGGACTCGCCGCCGGCGAACGAGCCATCGTCCGCCGCCGACTCATCCTCGAAGACGACCGGCCCGTCGAACTCGCCGACTCCTACTACCCGGAACCCATCGCCGCCGGCACCCCACTCGCCGACAACCACAAGATCAAAGGCGGCGCGGTACGGGTCCTCACCGACCTCAACCTCACACCCCACCAGGTCACCGAACACGTCACCGCACGACGGCCGACCGACCACGAACAGGAACTCCTCGACATCGCCGCCGACGAACCACTCCTCGTCCTCACCCGCATCAGCCGCGCCGCCACCGGCCAACCCGTCGAGTACGCCGTCATGCGCACCGTGACCAGCCGCTCCACCGGCCACACCTACCAGATGCAGGTCCCACCCGCATGA